CGACGACGGCGGACGCGGCGAGGCCGGTCTGCCCCCGCTCGGTCCGCAGGACCCGCTCCAGGCCCTGGAGGACCTCCTCGGGGGCGAGGTCGGCGAGCGCCAGGGCCCGCCAGGCGATCCGCAGGCAGGCGCCGAGCGCCGCCGCGTCCGGCCCGTCGCCGGCGACGTTCCCGACGAGGGCGAGGACGCTGCCGTCCGGGCGCTGCACGGCGTCATAGACGTCACTGCCGAGCACCCCGGCGTCGCCGACCCGGTCGCGGACGGTGACGTGCACGTCGCCCTGCGGCAGGGACGGCGCGGCGAGGAGGTTCCGCTCGAGGCGGGAGGTCTGCTCCGCCCGGCGGCGCGTCGCCTCGTGGACGGCGCGCTCCTGCTCGGCCCGGCGCCGCTCGACGGCGTAACGCACGGCCCGCCCGAGGAGCTCGCCGTCGACGGTGCCCTTGACGAGGTAGTCCTGCGCGCCGGCGGCCACCGCCTGGACCCCCCGCGCGGCGTCGTCGAGACCGGTGAGGACCACGAGGGCGGCGTCGGAGACCTCACGCAGCCGCACGAGCGCGTCGAGGCCGCTCGCGTCCGGCAGGCCGAGGTCGAGGAGCACGCAGTCCACGGGCACCGCCAGCGCGTCCAGCGCGGCCTCGAGGCTCCAGGCCCGGGTGAGGTCCGGGCGGAGGTCGGCCTCGGCGAGGAGCTCCTCCACGAGGAAGGCGTCACCGTCGTCGTCCTCGACGAGGAGGATGTGGAGCGCCTCGGCCGCGGGGGCCGGGGTCGCCCGAACGGCGTGATCGTGCACGGAGATGTCCCTTCGTCGGGCGTCATCGTACGGCCCGGGCACTGGCGATCTGCGTCGCGCCCGCGGTCAGCGATAATGGTTCGCCGAGCCGGCACGGCCGGGGAGACGGAGGCACGGGTGGACCTCACCCAGACGCAGGAGCGGTCGAGCGGACCGGCATGGGCCGACGACCAGGCCTTCGTCGCGCGCGCCTACGCCCGCCTCGACGAGCTGCGCACCGACTACCGCCAGCGCCTCGCCGAGGTCCGCCGGGCCGGGCCGTCCGGCTCCCCGCAGAACCGCTCCGAGCGGGACGCGTTCGCCGCGCACTACGAGGACACCCTCGCGCGCCTGGACCAGGTGGAGAACCGGCTCGTCTTCGGCCGCCTCGACCTCACCGACACGACCCGGCGGTACATCGGGCGCATCGGCCTCGCCGACGCCGAGCACACCTCCCTGCTCATCGACTGGCGGGCGCCCGCGGCACAGCCCTTCTACCAGGCCACGGCGGCCCACCCGGGCGACGTCGTCCGCCGCCGCCACCTCATGACGCGCGAACGGCACGTGGTCGGCGCCGAGGACGAGCTCCTCGACACCGCCGCGGCCGACCTGCCCGAGGGCCTCACCGGCGAGGGCGCGCTCTTCGCCGCCATGGCCGCCGCGCGCGAGGGCCGGATGAGCGACATCGTCGCCACCATCCAGGCGGAGCAGGACCGCGTCATCCGCGCGCCGCGCGAGGGCGTCCTCGTCGTCCAGGGTGGGCCGGGCACCGGCAAGACCGCCGTCGCCCTGCACCGGGCGGCCTACCTGCTCTACACTTACCGCGAGCGCCTCGAGCGCTCGGGCGTGCTCCTCGTCGGGCCCAGCCGGGTGTTCCTGCGCTACATCGAGCAGGTCCTGCCCTCCCTCGGCGAGACCGACGTCGTCGCGACGACCATGGGCGAGCTGCTCGCCGACGTCCCGGCCACCGGCACGGAGCCGGAGGCGGCCGCCGAGGTCAAGGGCCGGGCGGTGATGGCGGAGGTGCTGCGCCGGGCCGTGCGGGCCCTGCCGCGCCCGCTCGCCGGCCCGGTGGTGCTCGACGTCGACGGCGAGCACCTCGTCCTCGAGCCCGACGACGTCCGCCGCGCGCAGGAGCGCGCCCGGCGCACCGGCAAGCCGCACAACGTGGCCCGCAAGACCTACGCCAACGCCGCGCTCGACGCCCTCGTGCGGCGCTGGGCCCAGGAGAAGGGGCTCGACGAGGCGGCCGAGCGGGACTACCTGCGGGCCTCCGTCCGGGAGTCCGTCGACGCGCGCCGCGAGATCAACCTGTGCTGGATGCCGACGTCGCCGCAGACCCTGCTGCGCCGGCTGTACTCCGACCCGGCGCTCCTCGCCCGCCACGCGCCCATGCTCACCGCGGCGGAGCGGGCCGCCCTGCGGCGCGACCCGGACGCCGCCCTCACCCCCGCCGATCTGCCCCTCCTCGACGAGCTCGCCCATCTCCTCGGTGAGCTCGAGCGGCCCGAGGCCGAGCGAGCCCGCCGCGCCCGGGCCGCCGAGCGCGCCGCCGAGGTGGCCTACGCCGAGCACGCCATCGCCGCCGACGGCCTGGGCGCCGGCATGGTCGACGCTGCCACGCTCGCCGGGCGCTTCACCGAGCGCGGGCCGCGCCTCACCACCGCCGAGCGGGCGGTCGGGGACCGCGAGTGGACCTTCGGGCACATCGTCGTCGACGAGGCCCAGGAGCTCTCCCCCATGGCGTGGCGCGCGCTCCTGCGGCGCTGCCCGACGCGCTCGATGACCCTCGTCGGCGACCTCGACCAGCGCTCGGGGCACACCCGCGCCTCCTCGTGGTCGGACGTCCTCGGGGACGCGGCCCGGGAGAACGTCCGCGAGGAGGTGCTCACCATCAACTACCGCACCCCCGCCAGCGTCATGGACTCGGCGGCCGCCGTGCTGCGCGCCCGGGGCGGCGCCCACGCCGTCCCGGCCCGCTCCGCCCGGGACGTCCCGGACGCCCTGCGCACCACCCGCCTCGCCGCGCCGGGCGACCTCGACGGCCTCGTGCACGTCGTCAGCGACGAGCTCGCCGCCCTCGACGCGGGGCGACTGGCCGTCATCACCGCGCCCGGGCGGACCGCCGACGTCCACGCCGCGCTTGCCGACCGGGTGCCCGACGTCGCCGGCCCCGGCACGGACCCGCTCACCGCGCGGGCGCTCGTCCTCGACCCGGTGGCCGCCAAGGGGCTGGAGTTCGACGTCGTCGTCCTCCTCGAGCCCGAGGAGATCGGCGCGACCGGCCCCGGGGACCTCTACGTCGCCATGACCCGCCCGACGAAGCGGCTGCACGTCGTCCACAGCGCCGACCTGCCGCCGGGGCTGGTCCAGCCCGAGTGAGCGAATCCCGCCGCGCCCCCGGCGGGGGGCACAATGTCCCCGTGCGCGCCCTCCTCCTCGAGAACCCCCACCCCAACGCCGACGCCGCCCTGAGCGCGCTCGGCCTCGACGTCGTCCGGCACGCCGGCGCGATGGACGAGGACGAGCTCATCGCCGCGCTCGAGGACGTGCAGGTGCTCGGCATCCGGTCGAAGACCCAGGTGAGCGCGCGCGTCCTGGCGGCCGCGCCGCAGCTGCTCGCCATCGGGGCCTTCTGCATCGGCACCAACCAGATCGACCTGGCGGCGGCGGCCCGGGAGGGCATCGCCGTCTTCAACGCCCCGTTCTCCAACACCCGGTCCGTCGTCGAGCTGGCGGTCGCGGAGATCATCGCCCTCAACCGCCGCCTCACCGAGCGGGACAGCGCCCTGCACGCCGGGGTGTGGGAGAAGTCCGCGGCCGGGGCCCACGAGGTGCGCGGGCGGACCCTCGGCATCGTCGGGTACGGCAACATCGGCACGCAGCTGTCCGTCGTCGCCGAGGCCCTCGGCATGCGGGTGGTCTTCTTCGACAACGCGGAGAAGCTCGCCCTCGGCAACGCCCAGCGGATGCCCAGCCTCGACGCGCTGCTCGAGGTCGCCGACGTCGTCACCCTGCACGTGGACGGCCGCGCGGGCAACGCCGGGATGTTCGGCCGCGAGCAGTTCGAGCGGATGCGTCCCGGGGCAATCTTCCTCAACCTCTCGCGCGGGTTCCTCGTCGACTACGCCGCCCTGCGCGACCACGTGCGCTCCGGGCACGTGGCGGGCGCCGCCGTCGACGTCTTCCCCGACGAGCCCAAGCGCAACGGCGACCCGTTCGACTCCGAGCTGCGGACGCTGCCCAACGTCATCCTCACGCCGCACGTGGGCGGGTCCACCGAGGAGGCGCAGGAGGGCATCGGCTCGTTCGTCTCGCACAAGCTCGCCCGCTACCTCGCCGACGGGACGACGACGATGAGCGTCAACGTGCCCTCCCTCGTCCTCGAGCCGGCCGCCCAGGCCCGCTACCGGGTGAGCTACCTGCACCGCAACACCCCCGGCGTGCTCGCCCTGGTCAACCAGACCTTCGCCGAGCACGGCGCGAACATCGAGGGCCAGATCCTCGGGACCCGCGGGGAGATCGGCTACGTCATCACCGACATCGGCACCTCCCTGCCGGACGAGGCGATCGCCGCCCTCAGCGAGGTGGAGGACACCATCCGGCTGCGGGTGCTCCCCGCGACCTGAGGGCGCCGCGGCGCCGGCGAAGGGCGCCGCCGGGAGGCCCCGCGGCGCGCGCCGCCCGACCCGCGCGGCGGTAGCGTGCCAGGCATGACCTATGTCGCTGCGGATGACCGCTACTCCTCCATGACCTACCGCCGCTGCGGGCGCAGCGGCCTCGACCTGCCCGCCATCGCCCTGGGCCTGTGGCAGAACTTCGGCGCCGCGAACGCCCCTGAGACGCAGCAGGCGATCGTCCTGCGCGCGTTCGACCGGGGGGTCACCCACATCGACCTCGCGAACAACTACGGCCCCCCGCCCGGGGCGGCCGAGGAGTTCTTCGGACGACTGCTCGCCCGCGAGCTCGCGCCGTACCGCGACGAGCTCGTCGTCTCGACGAAGGCCGGGTACGAGATGTGGCCCGGCCCCTACGGCGACGGCGGCTCCCGCAAGTACCTGCTCGCCTCCCTCGACGCGTCACTGGCGCGGATGGGCCTGGACTACGTCGACATCTTCTACAGCCACCGCGACGACCCGACGACGCCGCTCGAGGAGACCCTCGGGGCGCTCAAGACCGCCGTCGACTCCGGGCGGGCCCTGTACGCCGGAATCTCCTCCTACTCCGCCGTGCGGGTGGCGCAGGCCCTCGAGGTGGCGGCCGAGATCGGCCTGCGGCTCACCGTCCACCAGCCCTCCTACTCCATGCTCAACCGCTGGATCGAGTCCGGGGAGCCGAGCGCGCTGGACGTCACCCACGACGGCGGGATGGGCAACGTCGTCTTCTCCCCCCTCGCGCAGGGCATGCTCACCGACAAGTACCTCGACGGGATCCCCGAGGACTCGCGCGCGGCCCGCGGCGGGTCGCTGCGCCGGGAGTTCCTCAACGAGGCCACCCTCGGCCACGTCCGCGCGCTGCACACCCTCGCCGGTGAGCGTGGGCAGACCCTGGCGCAGATGGCGCTGGCGTGGGTGCTGCGCGACGAGCGCGTCACCACCGCGCTCATCGGCGCCTCCAGCGTGGCCCAGCTCGACGACTCCCTCGATGCCCTGGGGAACCTCGCCTTCAGCGACGAGGAGCTGCGGCGCATCGACGCCGACGCCGTCGAGGCCGGCATCAACATCTGGTAGGGCCGAGCCCGTCCGGGTGGACCCGTCGCGGTGCGCGACGGGTCCACCGGGGCGGTTCGTCCGTAGGGGTCCGGCGGACATAACCTACGCATGCGTAGTTTTCGCTGACCGGCGGTCCGTCCCCACGGCCCGCACGAGGAGGACACCATGGACCGTGCCCCGAACCGCTACGACGCGGGCCGTGCCTTCTACGCGCCGGGCGTGCCGGCCGAGATCGACGTCGACGAGCGTGACGTCGGAGCCCTGCTGGACGACGCCGCCCGCCGGTACCCCGACCGGGTCGCCCTCGACTTCCTCGGCGCGAGCACGACCTACGCCGCCCTCGAGCAGGAGGTGGCACGAGCCGCGGGGCTCCTCCAGGACGCCGGCGTGCGGGCCGGGGACCGCGTCGCCCTCGTCCTGCCCAACTGCCCCCAGCACGTCGTCGCGTTCTACGCCGTGCTCCGCCTCGGTGCCGTGGTGGCCGAGCACAACCCGCTCGCCCCGGCCGAGGAGGTCCAGGCCCAGCTCGCCCGGCACGGTGCGCGCGTCGTCGTCGCCTGGGAGAAGGCCCTGCCGCTGGTCTGCCCGGACGGCGACCTCGGCGGGCGCACCGTCTACGCCGTCGACCTCACCGCCGCCCTGCCCCGCTCCTCCCGCCTCCTCCTGCGCCTGCCCCTGCCCGCCGCGCGGCGCCAGCGCGACGCCATGCGCGGCCCGGTCCCCGCGGGCGTGCGCTCCTGGGACCGCGGCGTGCGTGCCGCGCGGCCCGTCGACGGCCCCCGCCCGGCGCCCGGGGACCTCGCCGTGCTCCTCCACACGGGCGGGACCACCGGGACGCCGAAGGCCGTGGCTCTCACCCACCGCAACCTCATGGCCAACGCCACGCAGGGGCAGGCGTGGGTGAGCGGCCTCGAGGAGGGCAAGGAGACGTTCTACGCCGTCCTGCCCTTCTTCCACGCCTTCGGCCTCACCCTGTGCCTCACCTTCGCCGTGCGGATGGGGGCCACGCAGGTGGTGCTCCCCCGGTTCGACGTCGACATGACGCTCGCCGCCATGCGCCGCCGCCCCGCGACCTTCCTGCCGGGGGTCCCGCCGATCTTCGACAAGCTGGCCCGCGCGGCCGAGGAGCGCGGCGCAGACCTGCGCACCATCCGGTACTCCATCTCCGGCGCCATGGCCCTGGACCCCGAGGTCGCCGCGCGCTGGGAGCGGGTCACCGGCGGGCTCATCGTCGAGGGCTACGGCATGACCGAGAGCTCACCCGTTGCCCTGGGAAGCCCCCTGAGCCCGGACCGCCGGCCCGGCACGCTGGGCATCCCCTTCCCCTCGACGCAGATCCGGGTCGTCGACCCCGAGAACCCCGACGTCGACGTCGAGCCCGGCTCCCCGGGCGAGCTGCTCATCCGTGGGCCGCAGGTGTTCTCCGGGTACTACGGCGAGCCCGAGGAGAGTGCCGCGGTCCTCCTGCCCGGCGGCTGGCTGCGCACGGGCGACATCGTCACCGTCGACGAGGACGGCTTCGTCACTCTCGCCGACCGCATTAAGGAGCTCATCATCTCCGGCGGGTTCAACATCTACCCCTCCCAGGTGGAGGACGCGGTGCGCCTCATGCCCGGGGTCGCCGACGTCGCGGTGGTGGGCGTTCCCGGCGGGGCGGGCGGCGACCGGGTGGTGGCGGCCCTCGTCCTCGAGGCGGGCGCCCAGGTGGACCTCGCCGCCGTGCGGCACTGGTGCGAGGGGCGGCTCTCGCGCTACGCGGTCCCCCGCCAGGTCGCCGTGCTCGCGGAGCTGCCGCGCAGCCAGCTCGGCAAGGTGCTGCGGCGCACCGTCCGCGAGCAGCTCATGGAGCGGGGCTCGCGCAAGTCGTGACGGCGCCGTCGGTGGCGGCGGCTTCCCCTCCGCCGCCACCGACGGCCGTCAGCGGACCGGGCCGGTTCCTGCGCCCTGGTCGTCCCCCACGGTAGCGGAGGCGCCCTGCGCGCGGGCGGCTTCGGCCTCGCGCAGGGTACGGATAGCCGCCTCGAAGTCCTCGAGCGAGGAGAAGGCGGAGTAGACGCTGGCGAAGCGCAGGTAGGCGACCTCGTCGAGCTCGCGCAGGGGCCCGAGGATGGCGAGGCCGACCTCCTGGGAGTCGATCTGCGCGGCGCCGCTGGCTCGCACGGCCTCCTCGACCTGCTGGGCGAGAAGCGCGAGGTCGTCGTCGGAGACGGGCCG
The sequence above is a segment of the Georgenia faecalis genome. Coding sequences within it:
- the serA gene encoding phosphoglycerate dehydrogenase, coding for MRALLLENPHPNADAALSALGLDVVRHAGAMDEDELIAALEDVQVLGIRSKTQVSARVLAAAPQLLAIGAFCIGTNQIDLAAAAREGIAVFNAPFSNTRSVVELAVAEIIALNRRLTERDSALHAGVWEKSAAGAHEVRGRTLGIVGYGNIGTQLSVVAEALGMRVVFFDNAEKLALGNAQRMPSLDALLEVADVVTLHVDGRAGNAGMFGREQFERMRPGAIFLNLSRGFLVDYAALRDHVRSGHVAGAAVDVFPDEPKRNGDPFDSELRTLPNVILTPHVGGSTEEAQEGIGSFVSHKLARYLADGTTTMSVNVPSLVLEPAAQARYRVSYLHRNTPGVLALVNQTFAEHGANIEGQILGTRGEIGYVITDIGTSLPDEAIAALSEVEDTIRLRVLPAT
- a CDS encoding AMP-binding protein, yielding MDRAPNRYDAGRAFYAPGVPAEIDVDERDVGALLDDAARRYPDRVALDFLGASTTYAALEQEVARAAGLLQDAGVRAGDRVALVLPNCPQHVVAFYAVLRLGAVVAEHNPLAPAEEVQAQLARHGARVVVAWEKALPLVCPDGDLGGRTVYAVDLTAALPRSSRLLLRLPLPAARRQRDAMRGPVPAGVRSWDRGVRAARPVDGPRPAPGDLAVLLHTGGTTGTPKAVALTHRNLMANATQGQAWVSGLEEGKETFYAVLPFFHAFGLTLCLTFAVRMGATQVVLPRFDVDMTLAAMRRRPATFLPGVPPIFDKLARAAEERGADLRTIRYSISGAMALDPEVAARWERVTGGLIVEGYGMTESSPVALGSPLSPDRRPGTLGIPFPSTQIRVVDPENPDVDVEPGSPGELLIRGPQVFSGYYGEPEESAAVLLPGGWLRTGDIVTVDEDGFVTLADRIKELIISGGFNIYPSQVEDAVRLMPGVADVAVVGVPGGAGGDRVVAALVLEAGAQVDLAAVRHWCEGRLSRYAVPRQVAVLAELPRSQLGKVLRRTVREQLMERGSRKS
- the mgrA gene encoding L-glyceraldehyde 3-phosphate reductase yields the protein MTYVAADDRYSSMTYRRCGRSGLDLPAIALGLWQNFGAANAPETQQAIVLRAFDRGVTHIDLANNYGPPPGAAEEFFGRLLARELAPYRDELVVSTKAGYEMWPGPYGDGGSRKYLLASLDASLARMGLDYVDIFYSHRDDPTTPLEETLGALKTAVDSGRALYAGISSYSAVRVAQALEVAAEIGLRLTVHQPSYSMLNRWIESGEPSALDVTHDGGMGNVVFSPLAQGMLTDKYLDGIPEDSRAARGGSLRREFLNEATLGHVRALHTLAGERGQTLAQMALAWVLRDERVTTALIGASSVAQLDDSLDALGNLAFSDEELRRIDADAVEAGINIW
- the nrdR gene encoding transcriptional regulator NrdR, with product MHCPFCRHEDTRVIDSRTADDGSAIRRRRQCPECGRRFSTLETSSLSVVKRSGVVEPFSREKVVSGVRKACQGRPVSDDDLALLAQQVEEAVRASGAAQIDSQEVGLAILGPLRELDEVAYLRFASVYSAFSSLEDFEAAIRTLREAEAARAQGASATVGDDQGAGTGPVR
- a CDS encoding PP2C family protein-serine/threonine phosphatase, translated to MHDHAVRATPAPAAEALHILLVEDDDGDAFLVEELLAEADLRPDLTRAWSLEAALDALAVPVDCVLLDLGLPDASGLDALVRLREVSDAALVVLTGLDDAARGVQAVAAGAQDYLVKGTVDGELLGRAVRYAVERRRAEQERAVHEATRRRAEQTSRLERNLLAAPSLPQGDVHVTVRDRVGDAGVLGSDVYDAVQRPDGSVLALVGNVAGDGPDAAALGACLRIAWRALALADLAPEEVLQGLERVLRTERGQTGLAASAVVAALDGHHARVWLAAHPAPLVVGPDGVRPVSATNGPALGAGGDTWVPAELHLADGERLLLFSEGLTSARRDGGEPLGEDRLRQVLLQASGQAADDAGLADAVVRVAGRYGAPDDHLALLVLRPPA
- a CDS encoding HelD family protein; the encoded protein is MDLTQTQERSSGPAWADDQAFVARAYARLDELRTDYRQRLAEVRRAGPSGSPQNRSERDAFAAHYEDTLARLDQVENRLVFGRLDLTDTTRRYIGRIGLADAEHTSLLIDWRAPAAQPFYQATAAHPGDVVRRRHLMTRERHVVGAEDELLDTAAADLPEGLTGEGALFAAMAAAREGRMSDIVATIQAEQDRVIRAPREGVLVVQGGPGTGKTAVALHRAAYLLYTYRERLERSGVLLVGPSRVFLRYIEQVLPSLGETDVVATTMGELLADVPATGTEPEAAAEVKGRAVMAEVLRRAVRALPRPLAGPVVLDVDGEHLVLEPDDVRRAQERARRTGKPHNVARKTYANAALDALVRRWAQEKGLDEAAERDYLRASVRESVDARREINLCWMPTSPQTLLRRLYSDPALLARHAPMLTAAERAALRRDPDAALTPADLPLLDELAHLLGELERPEAERARRARAAERAAEVAYAEHAIAADGLGAGMVDAATLAGRFTERGPRLTTAERAVGDREWTFGHIVVDEAQELSPMAWRALLRRCPTRSMTLVGDLDQRSGHTRASSWSDVLGDAARENVREEVLTINYRTPASVMDSAAAVLRARGGAHAVPARSARDVPDALRTTRLAAPGDLDGLVHVVSDELAALDAGRLAVITAPGRTADVHAALADRVPDVAGPGTDPLTARALVLDPVAAKGLEFDVVVLLEPEEIGATGPGDLYVAMTRPTKRLHVVHSADLPPGLVQPE